A region of the Nocardia nova SH22a genome:
AACTCCGTGATAGCTGGTTCTCCCCGAAATGCATTTAGGTGCAGCGTCACGTGTTTCACACTGGAGGTAGAGCTACTGGATGGCCTAGGGGGCCTACAAGCTTACCGAAGTCAGCCAAACTCCGAATGCCGGTGTGTGAGAGCGTGGCAGTGAGACTGCGGGGGATAAGCTTCGTAGTCGAGAGGGAAACAGCCCAGATCGCCGGCTAAGGCCCCTAAGCGTGTACTAAGTGGAAAAGGATGTGGGGTCGCTGAGACAACCAGGAGGTTGGCTTAGAAGCAGCCACCCTTGAAAGAGTGCGTAATAGCTCACTGGTCAAGTGATCCTGCGCCGATAATGTAGCGGGGCTCAAGTACACCGCCGAAGCCGCGGCACTCCAACATATACATCCCCTTCGGGGCAGTGGTTGGGGTGGGTAGGGGAGCGTCGTGTAGCCAGGGAAGCATCGGGGTGACCTAGGTGTGGAGGCTGCGCGAGTGAGAATGCAGGCATGAGTAGCGAAAGACGAGTGAGAAACTCGTCCGCCGAATGACCAAGGGTTCCTGGGCCAGGTTAATCCGCCCAGGGTGAGTCGGGACCTAAGGCGAGGCCGACAGGCGTAGTCGATGGACAACGGGTTGATATTCCCGTACCCGTGTATCCGCGCCCAATGGCGAATCAGTTGTGCTAACCGTCCAAAAGCGGACCTATCACCTTCGGGTGAAGAGATGTGGCTGCACGGGACCCTGATTGTAGTAGTCAAGCGATGGGGTGACGCAGGAAGGTAGCTGGGCCCGGTGGTGGATTACCGGGTGTAAGCCTGTAGGGCGTTGTGTAGGTAAATCCGCACAGCAATAGCCTGAGAGGTGATGCGTAGCCGTTTGAGGTGAATTCAGTGATCCTATGCTGCCGAGAAAAGCCTCTAGTGAGTTGGTACACGGCCCGTACCCCAAACCGACACAGGTGGTCAGGTAGAGAATACTGAGGCGATCGAGATAACTGTGGTGAAGGAACTCGGCAAAATACCTCCGTAACTTCGGGAGAAGGAGGGCCTGATCTGGTGATGAGTCTTGCACTCGGAGCTGGGTTGGGTCGCAGAGACCAGAGAGAAGCGACTGTTTACTAAAAACACAGGTCCGTGCGAAGTCGTAAGACGATGTATACGGACTGACGCCTGCCCGGTGCCGGAAGGTTAAGAGGACCGGTTAGCTCGTAAGGGCGAAGCTGAGAATTTAAGCCCCGGTAAACGGCGGTGGTAACTATAACCATCCTAAGGTAGCGAAATTCCTTGTCGGGTAAGTTCCGACCTGCACGAATGGCGTAACGACTTCTCTGCTGTCTCCACCACAGACTCGGCGAAATTGCATTACGAGTAAAGATGCTCGTTACGCGCGGCAGGACGAAAAGACCCCGGGACCTTCACTATAGCTTGGTATTGGTGTTCGGTACGGTTTGTGTAGGATAGGTGGGAGACTGTGAAGCATTGACGCTAGTTAGTGTGGAGTCGTCGTTGAAATACCACTCTGGTCGTATTGGACTTCTAACCTCGGGCCATGATCTGGTTCAGGGACAGTGCCTGGTGGGTAGTTTAACTGGGGCGGTTGCCTCCTAAAGTGTAACGGAGGCGCCCAAAGGTTCCCTCAGCCTGGTTGGCAATCAGGTGTTGAGTGTAAGTGCACAAGGGAGCTTGACTGTGAGACTGACAGGTCGAGCAGGGACGAAAGTCGGGACTAGTGATCCGGCACCGGCATGTGGAAGCGGTGTCGCTCAACGGATAAAAGGTACCCCGGGGATAACAGGCTGATCTTCCCCAAGAGTCCATATCGACGGGATGGTTTGGCACCTCGATGTCGGCTCGTCGCATCCTGGGGCTGGAGTAGGTCCCAAGGGTTGGGCTGTTCGCCCATTAAAGCGGCACGCGAGCTGGGTTTAGAACGTCGTGAGACAGTTCGGTCTCTATCCGCCGCGCGCGTTAGAAACTTGAGGAAGGCTGTCCCTAGTACGAGAGGACCGGGACGGACGAACCTCTGGTGTGCCAGTTGTCCCGCCAGGGGCACGGCTGGTTGGCTACGTTCGGAAGGGATAACCGCTGAAAGCATCTAAGCGGGAAGCCTGTTCCAAGATGAGGTTTCTCTCCCACTTGATGGGTTAAGGCCCCCAACAGACCATTGGGTTGATAGGCCGGAACTGGAAGCACAGTAATGTGTGGAGGTGACTGGTACTAATAGGCCGAGGGCTTACCAACAAAGAGGCTACGCGTCCACTGTGCGGTATCTGAAACAACACACAGATATCGGAGAAGAAGACAAGACTCTTCGAGTCATTCCTTTGTGGGAGTGGTGAGGGAGGGTGTTGGCTCTCTGTGTCTAGTTTCATAGTGTTACGGCGGCTATAGCGGTGGGGAAACGCCCGGTCCCATTCCGAACCCGGAAGCTAAGGCCACCTGCGCCGATGGTACTGCACTCGACAGGGTGTGGGAGAGTAGGACACCGCCGGAACATCCTTTTGTGAGAGGCCCCCAACCAGACTCTGGTTGGGGGCCTCTCCGCATTTCAGAGGGATACTCACTCTCCCTCGGACCTCGCCCACCGACGGTGGATGAGTGGTTTTTCGCCATGTTGAATACTCGGGCGAATGGGATCGATTCGAGTGGGTAACCCCGCATTCACAGGACTTTCCTAAGTAACCCTGACACCATTCGGGTGATCGATCGGGATCATGGAAAGTGTCGATCCGGTGCAGTCGGTGCCGGTCTGGTGACGGAAGGTGATCCGAATGGTTCTACTCCAGGAGGCGGCCACGGGGGCAGCACTGGAGTCCGACCACGTCGCGGCCGGCCGTTCCCTGAGTCTCCGGGAGCGCTTCAAACTGCCGATGACCTACAGCTACGGTGCGCTGCTGATCGCGGTGACCGTGCTGGTGTCGGTGCTCGGTGATTCGCAGCAGACTCGGGTGATCGAGCATGCGAGCACCAATCTGCACAACCTGCTCGCCGGACGTTTCGGCACATTGCTGTCGAGCGCGTTCGTCATCGGTGACGGAACCGCCGGTGCGCTGTTGATTCCGCTCCTCGTCTGTCTGCTCGTCCTCGCCGAATGGCGGTTCGGAGCGCTGTCGCTGCTGCGTATCTTCATCGCCGGGCATATCGGGGCCACCCTGCTGGTCGCGGGGGGCCTGTGGATCGCGGTGAGCGTCAAATGGCTGCCGACCAGCATCTCGTTCGCCGAGGACGTCGGTGTCAGTTACGGCGCGCTGGCCGTCATCGGGTCGCTCATCGTCGTGCTGCCGAGCAAGTGGCGGCCCACCTGGGCGATCTCATTGGTCGCGGTGGCGGTGGCCGGGGTCGTGATGGGGCGGACCTTCACCAATGTCGGACATCTGCTGGCATTGTCGATCGGGCTGCTGGTCGGGTGGTTGCTGTTGCGCGGGCGCCACACCCGGGTGCCGCGGCTGAACTGGGTCGAGACCGCACTGCTGGTCGTTGCCGCGCTGCTGGGATACGTACTGCTCGTCGGGTGATCGCCCCGCGCCCGGGGCGGGTGCGGCAAGGGCCTAAACTCGACCGGTGCGCCTTGTGATTGCTCGTTGCCAGGTCGATTACGTGGGTCGGCTCACCGCACACCTCCCGATGGCTCGTCGGCTGTTGCTGATGAAAGCGGACGGTTCGGTGCTGGTGCATTCCGACGGCGGCTCCTACAAGCCGTTGAACTGGATGAGTCCGCCGTGCTGGATGGAGGAGCGCGAAGCCGAGCCCGCCGCCCTGGCCGACGCCGATACCCCGCCCGAATCCGATACCGCGCCCGACCCGAAAGTCGCCTCCAACGGCGATTCCCGGCCCGATCCCACCAGCCGGCTGTGGGTGGTGACGAACAAGGCCGGTGAGGAACTGCGGATCACCGTGGAGGACATCGAACACGACTCCTCCCACGAACTGGGGGTGGACCCGGGGCTCGTGAAGGACGGCGTGGAAGCGCATCTGCAGGAGCTGCTCGCCGAACATATCGGCACCCTCGGTGAGGGCTACTCGCTGATCCGGCGGGAGTACATGACCGCGATCGGGCCGGTGGACATCCTGTGCCGGGATGCCGACGGCGCCACCGTGGCGGTCGAGATCAAGCGTCGTGGCGAGATCGACGGTGTGGAACAGCTGACGCGATATCTGGAACTGCTGAACCGGGATCCGCTGCTGGCGCCGGTGGCGGGAGTGTTCGCCGCCCAGCAGATCAAACCGCAGGCTCGCACCCTGGCGACCGATCGCGGAATCCGCTGCGTCACACTCGATTACGACGCCCTGCGCGGCACCGACAGTGCCGAGTTCCGATTGTTCTGACTCCTGTCGTGCCGCGCCGCAAACCTCGTCCTCGGTCGTCGTCGCGATTCCCTCGGGAATCGCGGCCGATCGGTGATGTGTTCGGCCGCACCGAATCCGGGCCCGGCGGAGCGGAAAGCTATGTGGTGCGGACGATTCCGGGTGCCCGCGCGGTGAAGACCTATCGGTGTCCGGGGTGTGATCACGAAATCGCCCCGGGCACCGCGCATATCGTCGCCTGGCCCGCCGACGGTGGTGAAAACGACCGTCGCCATTGGCATTCCGGATGCTGGCGCGGCCGCGACACCCGGACGATCACGCGCCGCTGGTCCTGACGGGCCCTCGGACATCTCGACATAAGGAAGGCCGCTCCCGCGGTACGGGAGCGGCCTCGAAACGGGTGGTGAAAGTGTCGCCCTGAGGGGGGTGGCGCGTATCAGCTCGAGACGTCGGCGCTTTCGCGCGCTTCGTCGACGGACTCTTCGTCTTCCGCCTTGACCTCGGGGATGGCCTTCTGTCGGCCGGAACCGGACTGCTTACCGGACAGTGAACGCTGCTCCGGCGCGCCGTCGAGCAGTTCGCTCTCGCGGTTGACCGCTGCCAGCATGGCCGGAACGGAATCGAGCTGGCCGCGAATTCCCAACAGCTGGGCCAGGACTCGCCCGCGCAGCACGCGCATCTCCTCGGCCAGTTCCTTGGCGTGCGCGATCTTGCGATCGGCGGACTGGGTGGCGGAGGTGACCAGACGGTTCGACTCGTCGGTGGCCTCCTTGATGCGCTGGGCGGCATCGGCGCGGCTGGAGGCTTCCAGCTCCTCCATGGCCTTGGTGAGCTTGGTGCGCTTCTCGGCCATCGTGGCCTCGAAGTCCTGCTGCGCGGCCTTGCGCTTGGCCTCGGCCTCCTTGGTGATGCGGGTGGCATCGGCCTGGGCGGCCTCGACGATCTTGGCCGATTCGGTGCGCGCGTTGGACAGCGTCTGCTCGAATTCGACCTCGAGCGCCTCGCGCTTCTCCTTGGTCTCCGACAGCAGCGACTCGTACTTGCCGCGCATCTCGGTGGCCTGCTGCTCCGCGATGGAGATCATCTCGGCGGCCTCGGCCTGTGCCTGCGCGCGAACTTCGGACGCCTCGTCGGAGGCCAGGCGCAGCATGCGGGAAATACGATCGCTCATGCCTTCCGCGGTGGTGGGCGGAACCGACAGGCGATCGACTTCCTTGCGAAGCTCGTCGATCTCGTCGCGGGCGTCCTCCAGCTGGGCGGCCAGGTTGCGGGCCTGAGCGGCGGCGGCATCGCGATCTGTTGCGGTGACCCTCAGCTCGGCATCGAAGCGGTCGAAGTAATTGCGTACTTCGTCACGGTCATAGCCCTTACGGACTACTGTAAAGGGCAACGCGACGAAGCGATTGCGATCGGGCTCAGTGGACGACATGCCCCACAAGTTACAGCCTGTCGACCCACCATGGTGAGTCGACTGCGAATGTCGTTACGAACTGTTTCCGTCGTCGGATTGCGGTACTAGTGAGTAGGATTCGCCGCCGGTTCGACGAGTTCGATGAGCACACCGCCAGCATCCTTCGGGTGCACGAAATTGATGCGCGAGTTCGCGGTTCCCGCGCGCGGTGCGTCGTACAGCAAACGTACGCCGCGGCCTCGCAGAAAAGTAGCCACCGCGTCGATATCGGTCACGCGGTAGGCCAGTTGCTGCAGCCCCGGACCGTTGCGGTCGATGAACTTGGCGATCGTGGACTCCTCGTTCAGCGGTGCCAGCAACTGCAGAGCAGTGGCATCGTCACCGGCGCCGGGCAACGAGAGCATCGCCTCGTGCACACCTTGGGCCTCGTTGACCTCGCGGTGGGTCTCGACCATGCCGAGGTTGTCGGAGTACCAGGCCACACCGGTGTCGAGATCGGGGACGGCGATGCCGACGTGGTCGACGGCGATGACGTAGTCGGCGGGGATGAAAGCGGACGTATCGGTATTGCTCACACTTCGACGGTAGCGCGCACCTATCTGGAGCTGCCGGGACGGCACGGGTTACCGTTGAGTACGAGAGCGGCCCGCTGCGGTCGTCCCGACTCATCAGAAGCGAGGTTCATCGTGGCCACCACCTCTGTCATCGTCTCCGGCGCCCGTACTCCGGTGGGGCGTCTTCTCGGTGGTTTGTCCGGCTTTTCCGGGTCGGATCTGGGTGGTTTCGCGATCGAGGCGGCGTTGGAGCGCGGTGGGGTCTCGCCGGAGTTGGTCGATTACGTGATCATGGGGCAGGTGTTGACGGCGGGGGCGGGTCAGATTCCGGCGCGGCAGGCGGCTGTGGCGGGTGGTATTTCGATGGATGTTCCGGCGTTGACGGTGAACAAGGTGTGTTTGTCGGGTATCAACGCGATCGCGTTGGCGGATCAGTTGATTCGTGCCGGTGAGTACGAGGTCGTGGTGGCCGGTGGGCAGGAGTCGATGAGCCGGGCCCCGCACATGCTGGAGAAGTCGCGGACCGGGTTCAAATACGGTGATGTGACCTTGCGTGACCATATGGCGTATGACGGGTTGCACGATATTTTCACCGATCAGGCGATGGGTGCGTTGACCGAGTCGCGTAACGCGGGTGACGGGATCGGGCGGCAGGAGCAGGACGCGTTCGCGGCGGGTTCGCATCAGAAGGCCGCGGCGGCGTGGAAGAACGGTGTGTTCACCGACGAGGTGGTGGCGGTGTCGGTGCCGCAGCGTAAGGGTGATCCGGTCGTGGTGGCCGAGGACGAGGGGATCCGTGCGGACACGACTGTGGAGTCGTTGTCGAAGTTGCGTCCTTCGTTCGCCGCGGACGGCACGATCACTGCGGGTACGGCGTCGCAGATTTCCGATGGTGCGGCGGCGGTGGTGGTGATGAGCAAGGAGAAGGCTCAGGCGCTGGGTTTGTCTTGGATTGCGGAGATCGGTGCCGCGGGTGTGGTGGCGGGTCCGGATTCGACGTTGCAGGAGCAGCCCGCGAACGCGATCGCGAAAGCGTGTGCGCGGGAGGGGATCTCACCGTCGGATTTGGATGTGGTGGAGATCAACGAGGCGTTCGCGGCGGTCGGGATCGCTTCGACCCGCAAGCTGGGGATCGATCCGGGCAAGGTGAATGTGAATGGTGGTGCGATCGCGATCGGTCATCCGTTGGGGATGTCGGGCGCGCGGATCGTGCTGCACCTGGCGCTGGAGTTGCAGCGTCGTGGTGGTGGTGTGGGCGCGGCGGCACTGTGTGGTGGCGGCGGTCAGGGCGACGCACTCATCGTCCGGGTCTGAACCTTTCGGGGCGGGTGCCTGTGGTTTGACCCACACCTACTACGACACTCCGTAGTCGTTGGGCACAATGGTGCCCATGGGCGAATTCTTCGACGTGAGCACCGTGGCCAAACGAGTGCGGCTGTTCGGATTGCTGGAGGCGCCGTCGTGGGCGCTGCTGCTGACCGGCTCGGTACTCAAGCGGCTGCCCGACCCCATCACCTGGCCGGTGATGGTGTTCGGCATGCTGCACGGGCTCATCTTCGTGCTGTACGCGATCAGCCTGCTGCTGGCCTGGCGCGAGTACGAGTGGCCCGGTAAGACGATTCTGCTGGGCCTGGTGTCGTCGGTCGTGCCGTTCAGCTCGGTGTGGTTCGAGCGGTGGGCGATTCGTACCGGGCAATTGGGAGAACTGAGCCCGGCCCAGGCGCCAGCGGCCGCCACGTCGTGACAAACTGGATGTCGTGACTCGACCAGCTGCACGTCGTCCCTCGCCCGCCGTCGCCGCCGCCATGTCCGGCGCGGTGGATCTGTCCGCTCTCAAACAGCCGGCCGCCACGGATGTCCCGGGCGATCACGCCGTCACCGAGGCCGATTTCGAGACCAAGGTGCTGCGGCGTTCGCTCGAGGTGCCGGTGGTCGTGGTGCTGTATTCGCAGCGCAGTCCGGGCAGCGTCGAACTGGTGAAGTTGTTCGAGCGGCTGGCCGGTGAGGCCCAGGGCGCCTGGGAGCTGGCGACCGTCGAGGCGGAAGCCAATATGCGCATCGCCCAGGCCTTCGGGGTGCAGGGCATTCCGACCGTCGTCGCGGTCGCCGCCGGGCAGCCGCTGGCCGATTTCCAGGGGTCGCAGCCGGAGGCACAGGTCACCCAGTGGCTGGACGCGGTCGTCGACGCCGTCAAGGGCAAACTGCCGGGTGCGGGCCAGGAGCAGGGCGAAGCCCCCGCGCCGGAGGATCCGCGCTTCGTCGCCGCCGAGGAGGCGCTGGACCGCGGTGACATCGCCGGGGCCGAGGCGGCCTACGAGGCGATCCTGGCCGCCGAGCCCGCCAACGAGGAGGCCAAGGCGGCGCTGCGGCAGGTGCGGTTCTTCGACCGGGCCCGCGCGCTGCCCGCCGACGCGATCGCCGTCGCCGACGCCGACCCCGCCGATATCGACGCCGCCTTCACCGCCGCCGACGCCGAACTGTTCAATCAACAGCCCGAGGCCGCCTTCGACCGGCTGATCGGCCTGATCAAACGCACCGCGGGCGACGACCGGAACCGGGTGCGCACCCGGCTGGTCGAACTGTTCGAACTGTTCGACACCGCCGATCCGATCGTGGTGGCCGCCCGTCGCAAGCTGGCGACCGCGCTGTACTGAGTGGCGCGAAGCATCTCGTGGGGATGGGAGCCGGTGTGATCACGGTGATGCGGTGTGTGACCGGTGTGGTGTGCGCGGCGGCCGTGCTGGCGCCCGCGGGCGGCGCCATGGCACACGACGCCGCGACCAGTCTCGTCTTCACCCGCACCGAACCGGATCGCGCGCCTCGGACAGTCACACTGACCTGTGATCCGGTCGGTGGTTCCCATCCGGATGCGGCCGGTGCCTGTGACTATCTGTCGGGTGCGGAACTGACGCTGCCCGATTCGGACGCCACTGTCCGCTGTATCCGGTACTACCCGGTCGAACTGCGGGCCCACGGCACCCTGCACGGCACGCCGGTCTCGGTCGAACGCACCTACGGCTGCCGGGTGCCCGACCTTCCGGCGCCCTGGCAGTTCTAGCGGGTCAGCCAGATCGCGCTGTTCGGGGCCAGCGTCAGCGCCGCCGAACAGGGGCGGCCGTGCCAGGGCCGTTCGGTCGCGTCCACGCCGCCGAGATTGCCGATACCGCTGCCGCCGTAGCAGGTCGCGTCGGAGTTGAGGATTTCGCGCCAGCGGCCGGGGCAGGGCAGGCCGATCCGGTAGCCGGGCTGTTCGACACCGGAGAAGTTGAAGACGCAGGCCACCATCGAACCGTCGGTGCCGTAGCGCAGGAAGGACAGGACGTTCGCGGTGTGGTCGTCGGCCTCGATCCAGGCGAAGCCGCCGGGTGCGGTGTCCTGCGTCCACAGGGCCGGGTGCTCGCGGTAGGTGGTGTTGAGCTCGGTGACCAGCCGCCGGATTCCCTCGTGCAGGGGGTTGGCCAGTTCGTCCCAGTCCAGGCCGCGATCGTGTGACCATTCGCGGAACTGGCCGAATTCCTGACCCATGAACAGCAGTTGCTTCCCGGGATGCGCCCACATGTAGGACAGCAGTGCCCGGACGCCGGACGCCTTGGCGAAATCGTCGCCGGGCATGCGGGTCCACAGCGTGCCTTTACCGTGGACGACCTCGTCGTGGCTGATCGGCAGCAGATAGTTCTCACTCCAGGCGTACACCGCGGAGAAGGTGATCTCGTTGTGGTGCCAGCTGCGATGCACCTGATCGTGGGCCAGATAGCCGAGGGTGTCGTGCATCCAGCCCATATTCCATTTCAGGGTGAAACCGAGCCCGCCGACATCGGTGGATCGGGTCACGCCGGGCCAGGTGGTGGATTCCTCGGCGATCGTGACCACACCCGGATGGTCGGTGTGGATCGCCGTGTTCATCTCGCGCAGGAAGGCGACGGCCTCCAGATTCTCCCGGCCGCCGTGGATATTGGGCTCCCAGCCGCCGGGCGGCCGGGAGTAGTCGAGGTAGAGCATGGAGGCGACGGCGTCGACCCGCAGTCCGTCGATGTGGAATTCCTCGATCCAGTGCCGCGCGTTGGCGACGAGGAAGTTGCGGACCTCATTGCGTCCGTAATCGAAAACGTAGGTGCCCCACTCCAATTGCTCGCCGCGGCGAGGGTCCGGATGTTCGTAGAGCGGGGTTCCGTCGAAGCGGGCCAGAGCCCATTCGTCGCGGGGGAAGTGGCCGGGAACCCAATCGAGGATCACGCCGATGCCGCGGTTGTGCATGTGGTCGATGAGGGCCCGCAGATCGTCGGGGGAGCCGAAGCGTGAGGTCGGGGCGTAGTAGGAGGTGATCTGGTAGCCCCAGGATCCGCCGAAGGGATGCTCGGCGACGGGCAGCAGTTCGATATGGGTGAACCCCAGTGCCGCAACGTATTCCGCGAGTTCTTCGGCGGCGGCGCGGTAGTCCCGGCCGGGTCGCCAGGAGCCCAGGTGTAGTTCGTAGATGCTCATCGGCGCGCGGGTGGGGTCCTGTGCGGCGCGGGCGGTGCACCAGTCGTGGTCGGACCACTCGAAGGTACTCGCGGTGACGACCGAGGCCGTGGCGGGCGGGAGTTCGGTGGCGAAGGCCAGGGGATCGGCGTGGTCGGTGGTGCGCCCGTCGGCGCCGTGGACCCGGTACTTGTATCGCGTTCCGACCGTGACGTCCGGGACGAACACCTCCCAGACGCCCGAGGAGCCCAGCCTGCGCATCGGGGTGCCGGCGCCGCCCCAGCTGTCGAAATCGCCGAAGACGGTGACGCCGCGGGCATTCGGGGCCCACACCGCGAACGAGGTGCCGCACACGTCGCCGTCGAGGGTGGTGTAGTGGCGTGGATGGGCGCCGAGTACCTCCCACAGCCGCCGATGGTGTCCCTCGCCGATCAGATGCAGGTCCAGCTCGCCGAGGGTCGGCAGGAACCGGTAGCCGTCGGCGGTGAGTACCGTCCGGCTGCCCGGGTACGCCACCACCAGCCGGTAGTCCCACAGATCCTCGAATTCGACGACGCCTTCGAAGATGCCGTGGCCGATGTGATGCAGCGGATGATCGGTGCCGCCGATCCGCGCGGCCAC
Encoded here:
- a CDS encoding SSI family serine proteinase inhibitor; this encodes MITVMRCVTGVVCAAAVLAPAGGAMAHDAATSLVFTRTEPDRAPRTVTLTCDPVGGSHPDAAGACDYLSGAELTLPDSDATVRCIRYYPVELRAHGTLHGTPVSVERTYGCRVPDLPAPWQF
- a CDS encoding rhomboid-like protein, encoding MVLLQEAATGAALESDHVAAGRSLSLRERFKLPMTYSYGALLIAVTVLVSVLGDSQQTRVIEHASTNLHNLLAGRFGTLLSSAFVIGDGTAGALLIPLLVCLLVLAEWRFGALSLLRIFIAGHIGATLLVAGGLWIAVSVKWLPTSISFAEDVGVSYGALAVIGSLIVVLPSKWRPTWAISLVAVAVAGVVMGRTFTNVGHLLALSIGLLVGWLLLRGRHTRVPRLNWVETALLVVAALLGYVLLVG
- a CDS encoding acetyl-CoA C-acetyltransferase, whose protein sequence is MATTSVIVSGARTPVGRLLGGLSGFSGSDLGGFAIEAALERGGVSPELVDYVIMGQVLTAGAGQIPARQAAVAGGISMDVPALTVNKVCLSGINAIALADQLIRAGEYEVVVAGGQESMSRAPHMLEKSRTGFKYGDVTLRDHMAYDGLHDIFTDQAMGALTESRNAGDGIGRQEQDAFAAGSHQKAAAAWKNGVFTDEVVAVSVPQRKGDPVVVAEDEGIRADTTVESLSKLRPSFAADGTITAGTASQISDGAAAVVVMSKEKAQALGLSWIAEIGAAGVVAGPDSTLQEQPANAIAKACAREGISPSDLDVVEINEAFAAVGIASTRKLGIDPGKVNVNGGAIAIGHPLGMSGARIVLHLALELQRRGGGVGAAALCGGGGQGDALIVRV
- the nucS gene encoding endonuclease NucS → MRLVIARCQVDYVGRLTAHLPMARRLLLMKADGSVLVHSDGGSYKPLNWMSPPCWMEEREAEPAALADADTPPESDTAPDPKVASNGDSRPDPTSRLWVVTNKAGEELRITVEDIEHDSSHELGVDPGLVKDGVEAHLQELLAEHIGTLGEGYSLIRREYMTAIGPVDILCRDADGATVAVEIKRRGEIDGVEQLTRYLELLNRDPLLAPVAGVFAAQQIKPQARTLATDRGIRCVTLDYDALRGTDSAEFRLF
- a CDS encoding DUF3817 domain-containing protein, which codes for MGEFFDVSTVAKRVRLFGLLEAPSWALLLTGSVLKRLPDPITWPVMVFGMLHGLIFVLYAISLLLAWREYEWPGKTILLGLVSSVVPFSSVWFERWAIRTGQLGELSPAQAPAAATS
- the mce gene encoding methylmalonyl-CoA epimerase, with product MSNTDTSAFIPADYVIAVDHVGIAVPDLDTGVAWYSDNLGMVETHREVNEAQGVHEAMLSLPGAGDDATALQLLAPLNEESTIAKFIDRNGPGLQQLAYRVTDIDAVATFLRGRGVRLLYDAPRAGTANSRINFVHPKDAGGVLIELVEPAANPTH
- a CDS encoding tetratricopeptide repeat protein, whose translation is MSGAVDLSALKQPAATDVPGDHAVTEADFETKVLRRSLEVPVVVVLYSQRSPGSVELVKLFERLAGEAQGAWELATVEAEANMRIAQAFGVQGIPTVVAVAAGQPLADFQGSQPEAQVTQWLDAVVDAVKGKLPGAGQEQGEAPAPEDPRFVAAEEALDRGDIAGAEAAYEAILAAEPANEEAKAALRQVRFFDRARALPADAIAVADADPADIDAAFTAADAELFNQQPEAAFDRLIGLIKRTAGDDRNRVRTRLVELFELFDTADPIVVAARRKLATALY
- the glgB gene encoding 1,4-alpha-glucan branching protein GlgB, with the protein product MNRRDLMLLAAGTHPDPHTVLGAHPDPGGTVIRTLRPHADSVAARIGGTDHPLHHIGHGIFEGVVEFEDLWDYRLVVAYPGSRTVLTADGYRFLPTLGELDLHLIGEGHHRRLWEVLGAHPRHYTTLDGDVCGTSFAVWAPNARGVTVFGDFDSWGGAGTPMRRLGSSGVWEVFVPDVTVGTRYKYRVHGADGRTTDHADPLAFATELPPATASVVTASTFEWSDHDWCTARAAQDPTRAPMSIYELHLGSWRPGRDYRAAAEELAEYVAALGFTHIELLPVAEHPFGGSWGYQITSYYAPTSRFGSPDDLRALIDHMHNRGIGVILDWVPGHFPRDEWALARFDGTPLYEHPDPRRGEQLEWGTYVFDYGRNEVRNFLVANARHWIEEFHIDGLRVDAVASMLYLDYSRPPGGWEPNIHGGRENLEAVAFLREMNTAIHTDHPGVVTIAEESTTWPGVTRSTDVGGLGFTLKWNMGWMHDTLGYLAHDQVHRSWHHNEITFSAVYAWSENYLLPISHDEVVHGKGTLWTRMPGDDFAKASGVRALLSYMWAHPGKQLLFMGQEFGQFREWSHDRGLDWDELANPLHEGIRRLVTELNTTYREHPALWTQDTAPGGFAWIEADDHTANVLSFLRYGTDGSMVACVFNFSGVEQPGYRIGLPCPGRWREILNSDATCYGGSGIGNLGGVDATERPWHGRPCSAALTLAPNSAIWLTR